From Nilaparvata lugens isolate BPH chromosome 7, ASM1435652v1, whole genome shotgun sequence, one genomic window encodes:
- the LOC111052089 gene encoding uncharacterized protein LOC111052089, with translation MLPHFGSEILWVFFFTVILEVIFYPQINCHKHESALPPVVEIVKVPSDASLRDDDLVAFRYSLKHDKTAPNKKLHKLPERVRDDDIQLEYSLKCPVDNKTKQERNLAQLVAVIYRKLDTSDKERTVTFYLPGPATVPVFREPITDCTSESAPKTTYVYKGCGGE, from the exons ATGCTTCCTCATTTTGGAAGTGAAATACTTTGGGTTTTCTTTTTTACGGTAATACTAGAAGTTATATTTTATCCTCAAATAAATTGCCATAAACATGAATCAG CTTTACCACcagttgttgaaattgtgaaAGTGCCCAGTGACGCATCCTTGAGAGATGACGATCTGGTGGCATTTCGCTACTCACTGAAACACGACAAGACAGCGCCCAACAAAAAACTACACAAACTGCCCGAGAGGGTTCGAGACGACGACATTCAGTTGGAGTATTCGTTGAAATGCCCCGTCGACAATAAAACCAAGCAGGAGCGCAACTTGGCTCAGCTGGTAGCGGTCATCTACAGGAAACTGGATACCAGCGACAAGGAACGAACGGTTACTTTCTATCTGCCAGGACCTGCTACTGTCCCGGTTTTCAGGGAACCGATAACTGATTGCACATCTGAATCTGCTCCTAAAACCACCTACGTGTACAAAGGATGTGGGGGAGAATGA